Sequence from the Amaranthus tricolor cultivar Red isolate AtriRed21 chromosome 1, ASM2621246v1, whole genome shotgun sequence genome:
TGATAATCTTCTTCTTACTAATGTTCTCTATGTTCCCCAATTTCATTATAATCTCGAATCTGTACAGTGATTATGTGTTGATAATGACATTACTATACAATTTTCTCATTCTCATTGTTTTATTCAAGCCCCTTCGATGAGAGAGCCTCTGGTTTTTGGTAAAACTTTTCCATGGCCTTTACTGCACCTCATTGCAACCTACCGTCAGGGGCGGAACCAGAAAAATAGACGAGGGATGTcgataattgaaaaataaaagattaaatcAATTGCgttaaaaattacattaaacaagAATTGATTAAGGTAATTGTCCACCCCGAGTTTTCATATTCTAAAAACGGCGCATAATATCatcatttgaaaaattttgaaacaaaTTACATTCAAAATAAGTTACAACAGTATCATTTAAAAACTCATCAGATATCTTGTTGCGCAACTCAATTTTGATAATCTTCATTGTTGAGAACACTCTTTCAACTGTTGCTGTAGATACTAGCAAACTCAATGCCAACTTCAAAAGCTTATAAAAATGTGGGCAAGACTTATACAAACCAGATTGAACTAATGTTTTGGAGAATTCACCGAGAGTACTTAAGCTTGAAAACCGCTCATCAGTAgagaaattatcaataaaagTATCCAACTCAAAACTATGACTATCTaaggaaaaataatttaaatcaaCGGGATACAACTTTGCCATTTTGAATACCTTCTCTTTGTCGTAATAGGAAAATGAATTAGCAGGATTCAAACAACTAACTCCTATAAGTAAATCTGTACTAATCTCAGGAAAGCAAAAATCAAGTTCTTGCATTTGCATATCAATAATCGTGTAGAAAACATTAATACGATAATAGTGCTCATTTGTCACATCTGAGAGTCTGCGTTTCGACTTTCCTCGAGTATATAAAGGGGCCAGCTCATCCATTCTAGAAATATCAATGTCATGTTGTACACAAAAAGATTTCACTTCATTCATCAAAGATTTCTATCCTTCATCCCTAGTCTTCTGAAATCGCCTCTTAGTAATACCAAGCAAGGACATAGCATTTACAACATCTTGATCTCTTGTTTGCAAAGATAGACTTAGTCCATTAGAGATCCCTAATACTAATTTCATTAAATAAATCatgaaagaaaaatcaaaagtttgtatgCCATCCAAAATAGCTTGAGTTCTAGCTATATCATCATCTCCGGTAACTACAAGAGTATCAAGCACATTAACTATAGGAGAAAACATTTGAATGAAATTGGAGAAAGTTTTAAAATGAGAACCCCAACGAGTATCCCTAGGTCTTTGAAGACCAACTTCTTGATTTAAACCCTTTCCAGTTAATAGCTCACCTTCAAATAAGGCTTTTTTTCAACCATGTCAGCTTGTTTTTGTGTGCAAATCAATAGTAATACGTTTATAAGAAACACCAATAGTATTCAATGCATGATTG
This genomic interval carries:
- the LOC130807378 gene encoding uncharacterized protein LOC130807378, translated to MDELAPLYTRGKSKRRLSDVTNEHYYRINVFYTIIDMQMQELDFCFPEISTDLLIGVSCLNPANSFSYYDKEKVFKMAKLYPVDLNYFSLDSHSFELDTFIDNFSTDERFSSLSTLGEFSKTLVQSGLYKSCPHFYKLLKLALSLLVSTATVERVFSTMKIIKIELRNKISDEFLNDTVVTYFECNLFQNFSNDDIMRRF